The following are encoded in a window of Phaseolus vulgaris cultivar G19833 chromosome 3, P. vulgaris v2.0, whole genome shotgun sequence genomic DNA:
- the LOC137808331 gene encoding probable disease resistance protein At5g66900: MDQTTQRVVLPALFQERLRMVSEIVEKGQSSESNKQILRSTLKDMNPVVQEIKQYNEHLNPPREEIKTLVDEKDAKEELVCKCLSKNFCLDKCLSWFLCRSGHKRDGSFAGGDNQALVPKDIEEKLHKVREILELLSKENFEQKLCGIGGPIKLPFGVPENPDFTVGLDVPLGELKMEVLRDGGSVIMLTGLGGMGKTTLATVLCWDEQVKSKFGGNILFVTVSKTPKLKIIVERLFEHCGYQVPDFLSDEDAVNQLGLLLRQIGRSSMLLVLDDVWPGSEALVEKFKVQIPDYKILVISRVAFLRFDMQCILKPLGHDDAVTLFRHYMLLEESGSSIPDEVIQKVVRICRGLPLAIKVIGRSLRNQRSELWLKMVEELSQGRSILDSNVELLTCLRKILDVLEDNLVIRGCFMDLGLFPEDQRIPVTALIDMWAELYGLDNDGIEAMTIINKLHSMNLANVLIARKNANNTDNYYYNNHFIVLHDLLRELAIYKCSEEPMEQRKRLIIEINQRGEKTEFLSWCGKQKPRQVTAHTSSISTDKNCPSDWPQMQVAHVEVLILNLQTKQYSFPDFLEDMNKLKVLIVTNYSYYPSEINNFELFCSSSNLRRIRLERISVPSFVAMKNLKKLSLYFCNMKQAFENHDLLISYAFPNLEDLNIDYCKDMVGLPKGLSDIIPLKKLSITNCHKLSALPQDIGKLENLELLRLSSCTDLEGIPDSIGRLSNLQLLDISNCISLPNLPDDFGNLSNLQNLYMTSCERCELPFSVTNLGNLKVVICDEETAASWENFKPMLPNLKIDVPLVDVNLNWLHTTST; this comes from the exons ATGGATCAGACCACGCAGCGCGTTGTACTTCCAGCCCTATTTCAAGAGAGACTGAGGATGGTATCGGAAATAGTGGAAAAAGGTCAAAGTAGTGAAAGCAACAAGCAGATACTGAGGTCAACGCTCAAGGATATGAACCCTGTGGTACAAGAGATCAAGCAATACAATGAACACTTAAATCCACCCAGGGAAGAAATCAAAACCCTTGTTGACGAAAAAGATGCGAAAGAAGAGCTTGTGTGCAAATGCTTATCCAAGAATTTTTGTTTGGACAAGTGTCTCTCTTGGTTTCTGTGCAGATCTGGACACAAGAGGGATGGTTCATTTGCTGGTGGTGACAACCAAGCGCTTGTGCCAAAAGATATTGAAGAGAAACTGCACAAAGTTAGGGAAATTCTTGAGCTTCTCAGCAAAGAGAATTTTGAGCAGAAGCTTTGTGGTATTGGAGGACCTATCAAGCTTCCTTTTggtgttcctgaaaacccagaTTTCACTGTTGGCTTGGATGTGCCGTTGGGTGAGTTGAAGATGGAGGTTCTCAGAGATGGTGGGTCTGTTATCATGCTGACTGGTTTGGGTGGAATGGGGAAAACCACTCTTGCTACAGTGCTCTGTTGGGATGAACAAGTCAAGA GTAAATTTGGGGGAAATATTTTATTCGTCACCGTCTCAAAAACACCCAAGTTGAAGATTATTGTAGAGAGATTATTTGAGCACTGTGGATATCAAGTACCCGATTTTCTAAGTGATGAAGATGCAGTTAATCAATTGGGACTTTTGCTAAGGCAAATTGGTAGAAGTTCAATGTTGTTGGTACTGGATGATGTTTGGCCTGGCTCAGAAGCCCTTGTCGAGAAATTTAAAGTCCAGATACCAGATTATAAAATTTTGGTGATTTCTAGGGTTGCATTTCTTAGATTTGACATGCAGTGTATCTTAAAACCACTTGGTCATGATGATGCAGTAACCCTTTTCCGACATTATATGCTCTTGGAAGAAAGCGGTTCAAGTATTCCTGATGAAGTCATCCAAAAG GTTGTGAGAATCTGCAGGGGTTTACCACTTGCCATCAAAGTAATTGGGAGATCACTCCGTAATCAGCGTTCTGAGTTGTGGCTAAAGATGGTGGAAGAACTGTCCCAAGGTCGTTCTATACTTGATTCTAATGTTGAACTACTTACATGCCTCCGAAAGATATTGGATGTCTTGGAAGATAATCTTGTTATCAGAGGGTGCTTCATGGACCTAGGATTATTTCCTGAAGACCAAAGAATTCCTGTTACTGCTCTCATTGATATGTGGGCAGAGTTGTATGGACTAGACAATGATGGAATAGAAGCAATGACCATTATCAACAAATTACACTCCATGAATCTGGCTAATGTCTTAATAGCAAG GAAAAATGCTAATAACACAGACAATTACTACTACAATAACCACTTCATCGTTCTTCATGACCTTCTGAGAGAGCTTGCAATTTATAAGTGCTCTGAGGAACCAATGGAACAGAGAAAAAGATTGATTATTGAGATAAACCAACGTGGGGAGAAGACAGAATTTCTTAGTTGGTGTGGTAAACAGAAGCCCCGACAAGTCACTGCCCACACATCGTCTATATCAACTG ATAAAAATTGCCCTTCAGATTGGCCCCAAATGCAAGTAGCTCATGTTGAGGTTCTAATTCTTAATCTTCAAACTAAGCAGTATTCCTTTCCAGATTTTTTGGAAGATATGAACAAACTAAAAGTTCTGATAGTCACAAATTACAGTTACTATCCTTCTGAAATCAACAACTTTGAGCTATTTTGCTCTTCATCCAACCTGAGAAGAATCAGATTAGAGCGGATATCTGTTCCTTCCTTTGTTGCAATGAAGAATCTTAAAAAATTATCCCTCTACTTTTGTAATATGAAACAGGCATTTGAAAACCATGACCTGCTAATTTCATACGCTTTTCCAAATCTTGAAGATTTGAATATTGACTATTGCAAGGATATGGTGGGATTGCCTAAGGGGCTCAGTGATATCATCCCCCTTAAGAAGCTCAGTATTACTAATTGCCACAAACTCTCAGCACTTCCACAAGATATTGGAAAGTTGGAGAATTTGGAACTCCTAAGGCTCAGTTCTTGTACTGATTTAGAAGGGATACCGGATTCTATTGGAAGACTTTCAAATCTACAACTTCTTGACATCTCAAATTGCATAAGCCTTCCTAATTTACCGGATGACTTCGGTAATCTGTCTAATCTACAGAATCTCTACATGACAAGTTGTGAAAGGTGTGAATTACCATTCTCAGTCACTAATCTTGGGAATTTAAAGGTGGTGATATGCGATGAAGAGACAGCTGCTTCATGGGAAAATTTCAAACCTATGCTTCCCAATTTAAAGATAGATGTTCCTCTAGTTGATGTTAACTTGAATTGGCTTCATACAACTTCCACCTAA